The Populus trichocarpa isolate Nisqually-1 chromosome 2, P.trichocarpa_v4.1, whole genome shotgun sequence genome has a window encoding:
- the LOC18096576 gene encoding outer envelope pore protein 24A, chloroplastic, whose product MRASLKGRYENDKSTGAATVAFNTGDVKLRASVTDATFVNGPSLNGLSLAVEKPGFFIVDYNVPKKDFRFQFMNAVKVVDKPLNLTYIHSRGDKRTILDGTLVIDSANKISANYMVGTENCKLKYTYVHRGLMTFEPCYDLAKNSWDFAVSQKVYSDDVLKATYQTSSKNLGLEWSTNSKLNGNFKFSASVNLAEESKMPKLSAESMWNFEM is encoded by the exons ATGAGAGCGTCTTTGAAGGGCAGGTACGAAAATGACAAAAGCACCGGCGCTGCTACTGTCGCCTTCAACACCGGCGATGTTAAGCTTCGGGCTTCTGTAACCGACGCCACCTTCGTCAACGGCCCTAGCTTAAACGGCTTGTCTCTAGCTGTCGAGAAACCTGGCTTCTTCATAGTAGACTACAACGTTCCCAAAAAG GATTTTAGGTTTCAGTTTATGAATGCTGTTAAGGTTGTGGACAAGCCCTTGAATCTGACATACATTCATAGTAGAGGGGATAAACGTACTATTTTGGACGGGACTCTTGTGATTGATTCAGCGAACAAAATATCTGCTAATTACATGGTCGGGACGGAGAATTGCAAGTTGAAGTATACTTATGTGCATCGTGGGTTGATGACATTTGAGCCGTGTTATGACTTGGCAAAGAATTCATGGGATTTTGCGGTATCTCAGAAGGTCTATAGTGATGATGTGCTCAAGGCTACGTATCAAACGTCAAGCAAGAATCTGGGCTTGGAGTGGTCAACGAATTCAAAGCTGAATGGGAACTTCAAG TTTTCTGCATCCGTCAATTTGGCTGAGGAGTCAAAAATGCCAAAATTAAGTGCTGAGAGTATGTggaactttgagatgtga
- the LOC18096577 gene encoding uncharacterized protein LOC18096577: MDSEEELLPSSDTEQPSSPLPQRKFKRLKKATNTVKISQDPLLNPPNDTPPSPSLSPSIQPTDSPDLETLDAEEHTGEDFSEPILRSEPGDLENLEEGNDLDTYFSGSGNEDSVADVKRALEFDSVDEEFNGQGMEEEIGDFRTEEGLDKKLPDFDGLEEQKEKKKKKRSKSGDDGYGDEQFSVHTNKRREAKERRERHKELIIESQKLLRETREASFKPVPIVQKPVSSVLEKIRLRKREVSKKLVSVNTSSFNDSDDAFSREVVLECGFENDLIEDIEVQKVARADSETNADPFDEENSFDSLSVEGSKRTANHSPKTMASLMDLNGESKQTFRAPVDDTQDLSFDSQKSTSKDEISDDPPSSPMDVVQAPSLLAMNLKLDSAPPDEFSDEEDNDKENIDPIPHGLADLSLSPKGDPMKAYIDEEAEVEDDSDHDLMRFGDSEEDEDDLDSEELKDMIETGYKEKPFDNEIRNQLHQKWLEKQDADGTENLLRKLKCGSKQRETTLLEEKEYEGKEDEEAEVDEEAEVDEEEFLDEAAEVTRHVVRMNLKKAKEMISQMFTDKDDVYISSDDEETETRLVKEQLSYKAEDQATFLSPAEAEGSKEIFGLIKKLNGVHDTRKKAKITSYSHMRSITGNRNMSSKSSFLGRGSKSSLPSSRKHGSSMVRSFVFERDDSSSRSAISMPEDSSNLIQSENRPRKTVSAKFSGSQIRSSTQNTQTATEMKSGPSLHEILRCPSLQSSHHNSNIMAGQVEAIYDAFKLDRNQRKNEPRVSIRTAYSVT, from the exons ATGGACAGCGAAGAAGAACTCCTCCCATCCTCAGATACCGAACAGCCATCCTCTCCTCTCCctcaaagaaaattcaaacgTCTCAAAAAAGCCACCAATACTGTCAAAATCTCTCAAGATCCCCTCCTCAATCCTCCGAACGACACTCCACCGTCACCTTCACTTTCACCTTCCATACAACCAACAGACTCCCCCGATCTTGAAACCCTAGACGCAGAAGAGCATACCGGGGAAGATTTCAGCGAACCGATTTTGAGATCTGAACCTGGTGATCTGGAAAATCTCGAGGAGGGAAACGATTTGGATACTTATTTTAGTGGCTCGGGCAACGAGGATAGTGTAGCTGATGTTAAGAGAGCTCTGGAATTTGATTCCGTGGATGAGGAATTCAATGGACAAGGAATGGAAGAGGAGATTGGGGATTTTAGGACCGAGGAGGGTTTGGATAAGAAACTACCTGATTTTGATGGTTTAGAGGagcagaaagagaagaagaagaagaagagatcaaAAAGTGGAGATGATGGCTATGGAGATGAGCAGTTTTCGGTTCACACCAACAAAAGAAGGGAAGCGAAG gaaagaagagagagacaTAAGGAGCTCATTATCGAATCTCAGAAATTGTTGAGAG AAACTAGAGAAGCATCATTTAAACCAGTCCCAATTGTTCAAAAGCCCGTATCTTCTGTTTTAGAGAAGATTCGGCTAAGGAAGCGTGAGGTTTCAAAGAA ATTGGTTTCTGTCAACACAAGTTCTTTTAATGACTCGGATGATGCTTTTTCAAGAGAAGTTGTACTGGAGTGTGGATTTGAAAATGATCTTATTGAGGATATAGAAGTTCAAAAGGTTGCAAGAGCAGACAGTGAAACGAATGCGGATCCTTTTGACGAGGAGAACAGTTTCGATTCCTTGAGTGTTGAAGGTTCTAAGAGGACAGCAAATCACAGTCCTAAAACTATGGCTTCTCTGATG GATTTAAATGGAGAGTCAAAACAAACATTTCGAGCTCCTGTTGATGATACTCAG GATCTGAGTTTTGATTCCCAAAAAAGCACCTCCAAAGATGAGATTTCAGATGATCCACCCAGCAGTCCTATGGATGTAGTTCAAGCACCGTCCTTACTTGCAATGAACTTGAAGCTCGATTCTGCTCCTCCTGATGAGTT TTCTGATGAAGAGGACAATGATAAGGAGAACATCGATCCAATCCCACACGGGTTGGCTGATCTATCTTTATCTCCTAAAGGTGATCCTATGAAAGCTTATATTGATGAAGAAGCTGAAGTAGAAGATGACAGTGATCATGATCTAATGCGATTTGGAGATTCTGAGGAAGATGAGGATGACTTGGACTCTGAGGAACTTAAAGATATGATAGAAACTGGTTACAAAGAAAAGCCATTTGATAATGAAATTCGCAATCAGCTTCATCAAAAGTGGCTTGAGAAACAGGATGCTGATGGAACAGAAAATCTGTTGCGGAAACTGAAATGTGGTTCTAAACAAAGGGAAACGACTTTGCTTGAAGAGAAAGAATATGAAggcaaagaagatgaagaagctgAAGTAGATGAAGAAGCTGAAGTAGATGAAGAAGAGTTTCTAGATGAGGCTGCAGAAGTTACAAGACATGTTGTCCGGATGAACTTAAAGAAAGCAAAGGAAATGATTTCTCAAATGTTCACAGATAAGGATGATGTATATATATCATCTGATGACGAGGAAACAGAAACGAGGCTTGTTAAGGAGCAACTTTCTTATAAAGCA GAAGATCAGGCTACATTCTTGTCACCAGCAGAGGCTGAAGGATCCAAAGAAATCTTTGGTCTTATAAAGAAGCTGAATGGTGTGCATGACACAAGAAAGAAAGCTAAGATAACAT CCTATTCTCATATGCGATCCATAACAGGAAATAGGAATATGTCATCAAAG TCATCTTTTCTAGGGCGGGGGTCAAAAAGTTCTCTGCCATCGTCCCGGAAGCATGGATCAAGCATGGTTCGTTCTTTTGTCTTCGAAAGAGATGACAGCAGTAGCAGGAGTGCAATCTCAATGCCAGAGGATTCTTCAAATTTG ATCCAGAGTGAGAATAGACCAAGGAAAACTGTTTCGGCCAAGTTCAGTGGCTCGCAAATTAGATCAAGTACCCAAAACACACAAACTGCCACAGAAATGAAATCTGGTCCGTCGCTACACGAGATATTAAGGTGCCCTTCTCTGCAATCCAGCCACCACAATAGTAATATTATGGCTGGCCAAGTTGAAGCCATATATGATGCTTTCAAATTGGATCGGAATCAGAGAAAGAACGAACCTAGAGTATCTATAAGAACTGCGTATAGTGTCACCTGA